A window from Mus caroli chromosome 2, CAROLI_EIJ_v1.1, whole genome shotgun sequence encodes these proteins:
- the Tfpi gene encoding tissue factor pathway inhibitor isoform X3 yields the protein MTYKMKKEHAFWATVCLVLSLVPELLHALSEEADDADSELGSMKPLHTFCAMKADDGPCKAMIRSYFFNMYTHQCEEFIYGGCEGNENRFDTLEECKKTCIPGYEKITVKASSGAERPDFCFLEEDPGLCRGYMKRYLYNNQTKQCERFVYGGCLGNRNNFETLDECKKICENPVHPPSPVNEVQMSDYVTDGNTVTDRSTVNNIVVPQSPKVPRRRAALVLYHLYDILKKLIFG from the exons ATGActtacaaaatgaagaaagaacatgCCTTTTGGGCCACTGTGTGTCTGGTGCTTAGCCTTGTTCCCGAGCTTCTTCATGCTCTGTCTGAGGAAGCTGATGACGCAG ATTCTGAGCTGGGGTCAATGAAACCGCTGCATACATTTTGTGCAATGAAGGCAGATGATGGTCCATGCAAAGCAATGATAAGGAGTTATTTTTTCAATATGTATACTCATCAATGTGAAGAATTTATATACGGGGGATGTGAAGGGAACGAGAACCGATTTGATACCCTGGAAGAGTGTAAGAAAACATGCATACCAG GTTATGAGAAGATAACTGTAAAGGCATCCTCTGGAGCAG AAAGGCCAGATTTCTGCTTCTTGGAAGAGGACCCTGGACTCTGCCGAGGTTACATGAAGAGGTATCTTTATAACAACCAGACAAAGCAGTGTGAACGATTCGTGTACGGTGGCTGCCTGGGCAACCGCAACAACTTTGAAACTTTGGATGAGTGCAAGAAGATCTGTGAGAATCCAG TCCACCCCCCTTCCCCAGTGAATGAGGTACAGATGAGTGACTACGTAACTGATGGAAACACTGTAACGGATCGCAGTACTGTAAATAACATCGTGGTTCCCCAGTCTCCCAAAGTGCCCAGGCGTCGGG CTGCCTTGGTACTGTATCACCTTTATGATATTTTGAAAAAACTCATCTTTGGTTAG
- the Tfpi gene encoding tissue factor pathway inhibitor isoform X1 codes for MTYKMKKEHAFWATVCLVLSLVPELLHALSEEADDADSELGSMKPLHTFCAMKADDGPCKAMIRSYFFNMYTHQCEEFIYGGCEGNENRFDTLEECKKTCIPGYEKITVKASSGAERPDFCFLEEDPGLCRGYMKRYLYNNQTKQCERFVYGGCLGNRNNFETLDECKKICENPVHPPSPVNEVQMSDYVTDGNTVTDRSTVNNIVVPQSPKVPRRRDYRGRPWCLEPADRGLCKASERRFYYNSATGKCHRFNYTGCGGNNNNFTTRRRCLRACKTGLIKKKSKGVVKTQRRKAPFVKVVYESIN; via the exons ATGActtacaaaatgaagaaagaacatgCCTTTTGGGCCACTGTGTGTCTGGTGCTTAGCCTTGTTCCCGAGCTTCTTCATGCTCTGTCTGAGGAAGCTGATGACGCAG ATTCTGAGCTGGGGTCAATGAAACCGCTGCATACATTTTGTGCAATGAAGGCAGATGATGGTCCATGCAAAGCAATGATAAGGAGTTATTTTTTCAATATGTATACTCATCAATGTGAAGAATTTATATACGGGGGATGTGAAGGGAACGAGAACCGATTTGATACCCTGGAAGAGTGTAAGAAAACATGCATACCAG GTTATGAGAAGATAACTGTAAAGGCATCCTCTGGAGCAG AAAGGCCAGATTTCTGCTTCTTGGAAGAGGACCCTGGACTCTGCCGAGGTTACATGAAGAGGTATCTTTATAACAACCAGACAAAGCAGTGTGAACGATTCGTGTACGGTGGCTGCCTGGGCAACCGCAACAACTTTGAAACTTTGGATGAGTGCAAGAAGATCTGTGAGAATCCAG TCCACCCCCCTTCCCCAGTGAATGAGGTACAGATGAGTGACTACGTAACTGATGGAAACACTGTAACGGATCGCAGTACTGTAAATAACATCGTGGTTCCCCAGTCTCCCAAAGTGCCCAGGCGTCGGG aCTATCGTGGCCGTCCCTGGTGTCTTGAACCAGCAGACCGTGGATTATGTAAAGCCAGTGAGAGAAGATTCTACTACAATTCAGCCACTGGGAAATGCCACCGATTTAACTACACTGGATGTgggggaaataataataattttactaCCAGAAGAAGATGTCTGAGAGCTTGTAAAACAG gtCTCAtcaaaaaaaagtcaaaaggagTGGTTAAGACTCAAAGAAGAAAGGCGCCTTTCGTGAAAGTTGTATATGAAAGCATTAATTAG
- the Tfpi gene encoding tissue factor pathway inhibitor isoform X2, whose amino-acid sequence MTYKMKKEHAFWATVCLVLSLVPELLHALSEEADDADSELGSMKPLHTFCAMKADDGPCKAMIRSYFFNMYTHQCEEFIYGGCEGNENRFDTLEECKKTCIPGYEKITVKASSGAERPDFCFLEEDPGLCRGYMKRYLYNNQTKQCERFVYGGCLGNRNNFETLDECKKICENPVHPPSPVNEVQMSDYVTDGNTVTDRSTVNNIVVPQSPKVPRRRVTKEETNGGWKNADYTYQGFLSPVYIHVLYFVFRIG is encoded by the exons ATGActtacaaaatgaagaaagaacatgCCTTTTGGGCCACTGTGTGTCTGGTGCTTAGCCTTGTTCCCGAGCTTCTTCATGCTCTGTCTGAGGAAGCTGATGACGCAG ATTCTGAGCTGGGGTCAATGAAACCGCTGCATACATTTTGTGCAATGAAGGCAGATGATGGTCCATGCAAAGCAATGATAAGGAGTTATTTTTTCAATATGTATACTCATCAATGTGAAGAATTTATATACGGGGGATGTGAAGGGAACGAGAACCGATTTGATACCCTGGAAGAGTGTAAGAAAACATGCATACCAG GTTATGAGAAGATAACTGTAAAGGCATCCTCTGGAGCAG AAAGGCCAGATTTCTGCTTCTTGGAAGAGGACCCTGGACTCTGCCGAGGTTACATGAAGAGGTATCTTTATAACAACCAGACAAAGCAGTGTGAACGATTCGTGTACGGTGGCTGCCTGGGCAACCGCAACAACTTTGAAACTTTGGATGAGTGCAAGAAGATCTGTGAGAATCCAG TCCACCCCCCTTCCCCAGTGAATGAGGTACAGATGAGTGACTACGTAACTGATGGAAACACTGTAACGGATCGCAGTACTGTAAATAACATCGTGGTTCCCCAGTCTCCCAAAGTGCCCAGGCGTCGGG ttacaaaagaagaaacaaatggtGGTTGGAAGAATGCTGACTATACTTACCAAGGCTTTCTGAGTCCCGTCTACATTCACGTACTCTATTTTGTCTTTAGGATTGGATAG